A single Vidua chalybeata isolate OUT-0048 chromosome 20, bVidCha1 merged haplotype, whole genome shotgun sequence DNA region contains:
- the DUSP14 gene encoding dual specificity protein phosphatase 14 — translation MTSRSHNSLPRTLMAPRMLSEGALGGIAQITPSLYLSRGSVASNRHLLLSRGITCIINATIEIPNFNWPQFEYVKVPLADMPNAPISLYFDSVADKIHSVARKHGATLVHCAAGVSRSATLCIAFLMKYHKVSLFEAYNWVKSRRPVIRPNVGFWRQLIDYERKLFGKTTVKMVQTPYGIIPDVYERERRPLMPYWGI, via the coding sequence ATGACCTCCAGAAGCCACAACTCCCTGCCGAGAACTCTGATGGCTCCGCGAATGCTCTCCGAAGGTGCCCTGGGGGGCATCGCCCAGATCACGCCCTCGCTGTACCTGAGCCGGGGCAGCGTCGCCTCCAACCGGCACCTGCTGCTGTCCCGGGGCATCACCTGCATCATCAACGCCACCATCGAGATCCCCAACTTCAACTGGCCCCAGTTTGAGTACGTGAAAGTGCCTTTGGCTGACATGCCCAACGCCCCCATCTCGCTGTACTTCGACAGCGTGGCCGACAAGATCCACAGCGTGGCGCGGAAGCACGGCGCCACGCTGGTGCACTGCGCCGCCGGCGTCAGCAGGTCGGCCACGCTCTGCATCGCCTTCCTCATGAAGTACCACAAGGTCTCCCTCTTCGAGGCCTACAACTGGGTCAAGTCGCGGCGCCCCGTGATCCGGCCCAACGTGGGCTTCTGGAGGCAGCTGATAGACTACGAGAGGAAGCTCTTTGGGAAGACCACGGTTAAAATGGTACAGACACCCTATGGCATCATCCCAGACGTTTACGAGAGAGAGAGGAGACCCCTGATGCCTTACTGGGGAATTTAA